From one Neofelis nebulosa isolate mNeoNeb1 chromosome 4, mNeoNeb1.pri, whole genome shotgun sequence genomic stretch:
- the MRPS24 gene encoding small ribosomal subunit protein uS3m isoform X1, translating to MAAPMCFRGLRLRSPCHVLLISQVLSWSRELPCSWCALHTSAVCTKNRAARVRVGKGDKPVTYEEAHAPHYIAHRKGWLSLHTGNLDGEDHAAERTVEDVFLRKFMLGTFPGCLADQVILKRRANQVEICALVLRQLPAYKFYFLVGYSETLLSHFYKCPVRLHLQTVPSKVVYKYI from the exons ATGGCGGCGCCCATGTGCTTCCGCGGGCTCAGGCTGCGG TCTCCGTGTCACGTGCTCCTTATCTCACAGGTGCTGTCTTGGAGCCGAGAGCTGCCGTGCTCCTGGTGCGCCCTGCACACGTCCGCGGTCTGCACTAAG AACCGGGCGGCCCGAGTCAGAGTGGGCAAGGGGGACAAGCCGGTGACTTACGAGGAGGCGCACGCTCCGCACTACATCGCCCACCGCAAGGGCTGGCTGTCGCTGCATACAG GTAACCTGGATGGGGAGGACCATGCTGCAGAGCGAACGGTGGAGGATGTTTTCCTTCGAAAGTTCATGCTGGGCACTTTTCCAGGGTGTCTGGCTGACCAGGTTATCCTGAAGCGCCGGGCTAATCAGGTGGAGATCTGTGCCCTGGTCCTGAGGCAGCTGCCTGCATACAAGTTCTACTTCCTGGTGGGTTATAGTGAAACTCTGCTCTCCCACTTTTACAAATGTCCTGTCCGTCTGCACCTCCAAACTGTGCCCTCCAAGGTTGTGTACAAGTACATCTAG
- the MRPS24 gene encoding small ribosomal subunit protein uS3m isoform X2 produces MAAPMCFRGLRLRVLSWSRELPCSWCALHTSAVCTKNRAARVRVGKGDKPVTYEEAHAPHYIAHRKGWLSLHTGNLDGEDHAAERTVEDVFLRKFMLGTFPGCLADQVILKRRANQVEICALVLRQLPAYKFYFLVGYSETLLSHFYKCPVRLHLQTVPSKVVYKYI; encoded by the exons ATGGCGGCGCCCATGTGCTTCCGCGGGCTCAGGCTGCGG GTGCTGTCTTGGAGCCGAGAGCTGCCGTGCTCCTGGTGCGCCCTGCACACGTCCGCGGTCTGCACTAAG AACCGGGCGGCCCGAGTCAGAGTGGGCAAGGGGGACAAGCCGGTGACTTACGAGGAGGCGCACGCTCCGCACTACATCGCCCACCGCAAGGGCTGGCTGTCGCTGCATACAG GTAACCTGGATGGGGAGGACCATGCTGCAGAGCGAACGGTGGAGGATGTTTTCCTTCGAAAGTTCATGCTGGGCACTTTTCCAGGGTGTCTGGCTGACCAGGTTATCCTGAAGCGCCGGGCTAATCAGGTGGAGATCTGTGCCCTGGTCCTGAGGCAGCTGCCTGCATACAAGTTCTACTTCCTGGTGGGTTATAGTGAAACTCTGCTCTCCCACTTTTACAAATGTCCTGTCCGTCTGCACCTCCAAACTGTGCCCTCCAAGGTTGTGTACAAGTACATCTAG